The following proteins are co-located in the Caldisalinibacter kiritimatiensis genome:
- a CDS encoding copper-translocating P-type ATPase, whose amino-acid sequence METILGNGYFQLILATPVQFIIGYRFYKGAYHSLKGGGANMDVLVAIGTSAAYFYSLYNVLVGIPHYYFESSAVIITLILLGKMLEAIAKGKTSEAIKKLIGLQAKTARVIRNGEEQDIPVEEVVEGDVVIVRPGEKIPVDGKIIEGNSSVDESMLTGESIPVDKRKGDEVVGSTINKHGTFKFTATKVGKDTVLAQIIKLVEEAQGSKAPVQRLADKISGVFVPTVVSISIITFIAWYLVTGNFTNALISSVAVLVIACPCALGLATPTAIMVGTGKGAENGILIKGGEYLEKAHSIDTIVFDKTGTITKGEPEVTDIISFAKDEDTVLTLAASAEKGSEHPLGEAIVKRAKEKEIEFKEIENFEAIPGKGIQAVIEGKTIYVGNRKLMIEKDIEIDNIEQDISKLEQEGKTAMLVSVSDKVIGIIAVADTIKEGSKEAIQQLRDMGVEIYMLTGDNQRTANAIAKEVGIKNVIAEVLPENKAEKIEELRNQGKRVGMVGDGINDAPALTIADVGFAIGTGTDIAMEAADITLMKGNLKDIVASIELSRKTMRTIKQNLFWAFAYNTAGIPLAAFGFLSPMIAGAAMALSSVSVVSNSLRLKRYRV is encoded by the coding sequence ATGGAAACTATTTTAGGAAATGGGTATTTTCAGCTGATATTAGCAACTCCTGTTCAATTCATAATAGGTTATAGATTTTACAAAGGTGCTTATCATTCCCTTAAGGGTGGGGGAGCTAATATGGACGTATTAGTTGCAATAGGTACGTCAGCTGCTTACTTTTACAGCTTATACAACGTATTAGTAGGTATCCCACATTACTACTTTGAATCATCAGCAGTTATTATTACTTTAATTTTATTAGGTAAAATGTTAGAGGCTATAGCTAAAGGTAAAACTTCAGAGGCTATAAAGAAGTTAATTGGATTACAGGCTAAGACTGCCAGAGTAATAAGAAATGGAGAAGAACAAGATATCCCTGTAGAAGAAGTAGTAGAAGGAGATGTAGTGATAGTTCGACCAGGTGAAAAAATACCGGTTGATGGAAAAATAATAGAAGGAAATTCATCTGTGGATGAATCCATGTTAACTGGAGAAAGCATTCCAGTAGATAAAAGAAAGGGCGATGAAGTAGTAGGCTCAACAATCAATAAGCATGGAACCTTTAAATTTACTGCGACAAAGGTAGGTAAAGACACTGTTTTAGCTCAAATAATTAAATTAGTAGAAGAAGCACAAGGCTCAAAGGCTCCAGTTCAAAGACTAGCAGATAAGATATCGGGAGTTTTTGTACCTACAGTGGTTAGTATATCAATAATAACTTTTATTGCTTGGTATTTGGTAACTGGAAACTTTACTAATGCACTAATTAGTTCTGTTGCAGTATTAGTTATAGCGTGTCCTTGTGCATTAGGGTTAGCTACACCTACTGCTATAATGGTAGGCACAGGTAAAGGAGCTGAAAATGGAATATTAATAAAAGGTGGGGAGTATCTAGAAAAGGCCCATAGTATAGATACTATTGTTTTTGACAAGACAGGAACTATAACAAAGGGTGAACCAGAGGTAACAGATATAATATCTTTTGCTAAAGACGAGGATACAGTTCTTACATTGGCGGCAAGTGCTGAAAAGGGCTCAGAACATCCATTAGGAGAGGCAATAGTTAAAAGAGCAAAGGAAAAAGAAATTGAATTTAAAGAAATTGAAAACTTCGAAGCAATACCAGGAAAAGGAATACAGGCAGTTATCGAAGGTAAAACAATCTATGTTGGTAACAGGAAACTAATGATAGAAAAGGATATAGAAATTGACAATATAGAGCAGGATATTTCTAAATTGGAACAAGAAGGTAAAACTGCTATGCTAGTATCTGTTTCTGATAAAGTAATAGGAATAATAGCAGTAGCAGATACTATTAAAGAAGGGTCAAAGGAAGCTATACAACAATTAAGGGACATGGGTGTAGAAATATATATGTTGACTGGAGATAATCAAAGGACAGCCAATGCAATAGCTAAAGAAGTAGGAATTAAAAATGTAATAGCAGAGGTGTTACCAGAGAACAAAGCAGAAAAAATAGAGGAACTAAGGAATCAAGGCAAAAGAGTAGGTATGGTTGGAGATGGTATAAACGATGCTCCAGCATTGACTATAGCTGATGTAGGTTTTGCTATAGGTACAGGAACAGATATAGCTATGGAGGCTGCCGATATTACTTTAATGAAAGGTAATTTAAAAGATATAGTAGCTTCAATAGAGCTTAGCAGAAAAACTATGAGAACAATAAAGCAAAATCTATTTTGGGCCTTTGCATACAATACTGCTGGAATTCCACTAGCTGCATTTGGATTTTTAAGCCCTATGATAGCAGGTGCTGCTATGGCTTTAAGCTCAGTATCTGTTGTATCAAATTCACTAAGACTTAAGAGATATAGAGTTTAG